GCCGCGGACTACCGGGTGCGGATCTGGACGCCGGCCGGTGAGCTGCCCTTCGCGGGCCACCCGACGATCGGCAGCGCCCACGCCTGGCTGGAGGCCGGGGGAGCTCCGCGTGGCGACGTCGTGGTGCAGGAGTGCGGTGCCGGGCTGGTCGACGTACGCCGCTCGCCGCGGCTCGGGTTCGCGGCACCGCCGCTGGTGCGCTCGGGGCCCGTGGACGACGCGCTGCGCGAGCGGATCCTCGCCGGGCTCGCGGTCGACGCGTCCGCGGTGCGCGACCTGGCGTGGATCGACAACGGACCCGGGTGGGTCGGGGTCGACCTCGGGTCGGCCGACGCCGTCGTGGCGCTGGAGCCGGACCTCGCGGCCTTCACCGACCTCAAGGTCACCGTGCTCGGGCGCTGGGACGACGCGCGAGCCGCGGACCTCGGCGCCGACGTCGAGGTCCGGGCGTTCTTCGCCGACGGCCGCGACTTCACCGAGGACCCGGTCACCGGCAGCGCCAACGCCGGTCTCGCGCAGTGGCTGATCGGCAGCGGCGCGCTGCCGACGACGTACACCTCCCGGCAGGGCAGCGTGATCGGTCGTGAGGGCCGCGTCCGGCTGGAGGCCGCCGACGGCCAGGTGTGGGTGTCGGGCGACGCCGTCACCCGGGTGCGGGGCGAGGTCGACCTCTAGGAGCACCCTCCGGGTGGGACGTGCCGGCCCCCGGTGGCGCATCATGGCTGTCGTGGAGGAGCACCGGGTCGACGACGTGATGCTCCGGGCACCGATCGTGCTGGCCGCGTCCAGCACGCTCGCGGACGCCCGGGACGTGCTCGCGAGCTCGCACGTCCACATCGTGCTGCTGACCGCGACCGGTCGGGTCGGTGAGCCGCTCCTGGGCACGCTGGTGCGTGACGACCTCCCGGACCGGGGCGGTGCCCGCGACAGCGCGCTCACCCACGCCCGGCTCGCGGGTCGTACCGTCCACGCCGACCTCGCGGCCGACGAGGTCCGGCGCTCGATGCGCGCCTCCGGACGCCGACGGCTCGCCGTCGTCGGCGCGGAGGGCAGCCTGCTCGGGCTGCTGTGCCTCAAGCGCAGTGGTGAGGGCTTCTGCACCGATGCCGGCGTGCGCGCACGGCGTGCCGCGCGTGCCGAGGCCGGCCGCGACGACGAGGCGGCACCCGCCCGAGATCGGTAGTTCTGCGGATGCGCCCGCCCCGCGGCGCCCGCGAGACTCGGGCGCAGACGTCGTGATGGTCATCGACGTCGGGGAGGTCGTGATGCGGAGCGTGGTGAGCAGGAGCGCGCACGCGGACCAGCTGGAGGCCGAGGTCCGCGACGCGACGTGCTGCGTCGCGACCGACCGGTGCTGGGCCTGTCAGGTCAAGCTGGGAGAGGTGCGCGCGGCCCGCAGGGACGCGCTGCTGCTCCGGATCGCGACCGTACGACCGAGGAGGACGGCTCGATGATGGTGCGCGACGGTGCTGCTGGGGGCGGCACGGGGGCCCGGGGTGGGGGACGGGTGCCGTTGTCGACGATGGGGCTCGGGATGGCGGTGCGCCGGGAGGCGGCGCGCCGCCGTGCCGAGGCCGACTTCGGGCCGATGTCCGGGCCGGCGCTCGACCTCGTCGAGCTCTTCGAGCTCGGGTGGCACCGGTGCTACGGCGACCTGGCGCCGCCGAGCGACGTCATGGACGACCTGTGGCTGGTCGCCGACGGCGACCTGGGGCGCCTCGCGAGCGCCGCACGCCTCGCGGTGACGGACTGGCGCGACCTCCGGGTCGCCGCCGACCGGCTGCGCGAGGTCGTCCCGGGCGCCTGACGGGCACCGCCTGTCCACACCTCCCTCAGTAGTCCGCTGCGATCGTCCGGTCCCCGGTGGGGTGGGACCGGCCGTCTGCAGCGGACTACGGGTGATGGCTGTGGACGGAGGGGGTTCAGCCGAGCGAGGCGAGCCAGTCCTCGACCGGGACGTCGCCCTTGCCGAAGACGAGCGTCCGGCCGACCGCGCGCTCGTCGGCGAGCACGGCGGCGGCCACCCGGGCGACCAGCTCGCGGGGCGACTCGTCGCCGTCGCGCGAGGACGCGTGCGGGTTGACCCGGCCGTCCGAGGCCTCGGTGGTGAGGGCGCCCGGGCCCAGGACGGTCCAGCCGAGGTCGGTGCCGCGCAGGTGGTCGTCGGCGGCGATCTTGGCGTCCTGGTAGCGCCGGAACGGGTCGTCCTCGGGCACGAGGTGGTCGGGGGAGGCGCCGGAGAACGACACCATGACGTAGCGCCCGACGCCGGCCGCGACCGCGGCGTCCATCGAGCGGATCGCGGCGTCGCGGTCGACGGCGTCGGTGCGCTCGGGGTCGCCACCGCCGGCGCCGGCCGACCAGACGACCGCGTCCGATCCGCGGAGCAGGTCGGTGAGGGCGTCGAGGTCGGCGTCCTCGACCGAGGACACGACGGCCGTGGCGCCGGTGGCCTCGACGTCGGCGACGTGGTCGGGGTTGCGGATCACCGAGCGGACCTCGTGACCGGCCTCGACGAGCAGGGGAGCGAGCAGGAGGGCCACCTTGCCGTGGCCGCCGAAGATCGTGGTGCGCATGTCGCGACGCTAGCGCGGCTACGGTGACCCGGTGCAGCCCCCGGTCCAGACCTCCACCCACCAGGTGAGCCTCGGCGAGACGGAGGTCCGCAAGGCGTACGTCGCCGACCACGAGGACGAGGCCGAGCGGGAGTGGGCCTGCCTGACGCTGCTCGCGGAGCACGCGCCCGGCCTGGCGCCGAGACCGTTGCGGCGCGAGGACGCAGAGACGCCGGTCATCGTGATGGAGCGGCTGCCCGGCGCGCACCTCGCGCCCGAGCCGCTGACGGCCGCGCAGGTCGCCGCCGTCGGCACCGCCCTGCGCCGGCTCCACGACGTACCGGTCGGGGCGGTCGAGGCCGCCGGGATCGGTCCCCGCGGGATCGGCACCGCCACGCTGCCGCCGGCCCTCGTCGATCGGCTCTCGCCCGGGCACGACCTCTCCGCGTGCGAGGACCCGGCGCTGGTGCGGGCGGCGCGCGACGCCGCGCGGGACTGGCTGCGGGACCCCTCGCTGCCCGAGCTCCGGGCGGAGGTCCTCGGCATCGCCGACCTCAACCCGCCCAACGTGATCTGGGACGGGCGCGCCGCGCGGCTCGTCGACTTCGAGGACGCCGGCCTCAGCGACCCGGCGTACGAGCTCGCCGACCACGTCGAGCACCTCGGCAGCCGGCTCCCGGGTGTCTACGACGCCGACGCACTGGCTGACGCCGTGGGGCTGGACGGGGAGCAGCGCGAACGGATGGCGGCCTACCGGCCGTTCTGGGCGGCCTTCTGGCTGGCGATGCTGACGCCCGGCAGCGGGTCGTGGCACCGCAACCCGCCGGGCACGGTGGAGGCGCAGGCCGGGCATTTCATGGCTCTCGTGGGCCGCCACTAGACTGGCCCGTCGGCGCGGGGCAGGCCCCGCCCGCACGTTCCTTGACACTCCTCGAGACCAGACACAGCGACGAAGGCGGACAGACTCACATGGCAACCACCAACGACCTGAAGAACGGCATGGTCCTCAAGATCGAGGGCCAGCTCTGGTCCGTCGTCGAGTTCCAGCACGTCAAGCCCGGCAAGGGTCCGGCCTTCGTCCGCACCAAGCTCCGCAACGTCGAGTCGGGCAAGAACGTCGACAAGACCTTCAACGCCGGCACCAAGGTCGAGACGGCCAACGTCGACAAGCGCACCATGCAGTACCTCTACAACGACGGCTCGTCCTACGTCTTCATGGACACCAGCACCTACGAGCAGCTCGAGGTCACGCCCGAGGTCGTGGGCGACGCCAAGAACTTCATGCTGGAGAACCAGGAGGCGATCGTCGCCACCAACGAGGGTCGCGTGCTCTTCATCGAGCTCCCCGCGTCCGTCGAGCTCCTCATCGCCGAGACCGAGCCGGGCCTGCAGGGCGACCGCTCGACCGGCGGCACCAAGCCGGCCACGCTGGAGACCGGCCACACCATCGCGGTCCCGCTGTTCATCACCACCGGCGAGAAGGTCAAGGTCGACACCCGCGACTCGTCCTACCTCGGCCGCGTCAAGGGCTGAGCTCCGCACGTGGCTGCCCGTTCCAAGGCCCGCAAGCGCGCGCTGGACATCCTCTTCGCCTCCGAGCTCCGCTCCGAGGACCCCGTCGTGGCGCTCGAGCGCGCCGTCGACGCGGGTGAGGGTCCGACCAACCCCTACACCGCCGTGCTGGTGCGCGGCGTCGTCGAGCACCGCGACCGCATCGACGAGGTGCTGAGCACCTACAGCAAGAGCTGGACGCTCGGGCGGATGCCCGCCGTCGACCGCAACGTGCTGCGCATCGGCGTCTTCGAGCTGCTCTGGGGCGACGACGACGTGCCGCAGAGCGTCGCCGTCAGCGAGGCGATGCACCTCGTGCAGGACCTCTCGACCGACGAGTCGCCGGCCTTCGTCAACGGCCTGCTCGGCTCGGTCATGCGCGACCGCGCCAGCCTGGTCTGACCCGTCCCACCCGCAGGGGTTCACGGCCTCGCCCGTGGGCCCTGCGGGGGCCTAGGTTGGCCCCATGAGCAACGCGTCGGACGCCGCCGAGAAGGTCCACGACAGCGAGTGGTTCGACCACGCGATCCGGGCCGGCCTGGTGGCCTACGGCGTGGTCCACCTGCTGGTCGCCTGGCTGGCGATCCAGCTCGCCATCGGCGACAAGGAGGACCAGGCCTCCAACAGCGGCGCCATGCACTACCTCTCCCAGCAGCCGATGGGCGAGGTGCTGGTCTGGCTGATCGCGATCGGCATGCTGCTGCTCGTCCTCTGGCGTGTGCTCGAGGCGGCCTACGGCTACTCCGAGGAGTCGGACGACAAGAAGCGCTGGGTCAAGCGAGGGTCGTCGCTCGGCAAGGCGGTGCTCTACGGCGCCCTCGCCTGGAGCGCGTTCAAGACCGCGACCGGCGACGGGGGCGGCAAGGGCGGCACGGACGGCACGACCGCGAAGATCATGCAGATGTCGGGTGGCCAGCTCATCGTCGGGATCATCGGCCTGGCGATCATCGGCTACGGCATCTCGCTGGTCGTGCGTGGGTGGACCGAGAAGTTCCGTGAGCACCTCGACGCGCAGGGGCAGGCCGGCCAGGACGGGTCGGCGTACGTCCTGTTCGGCAAGATCGGCTACATCGCCAAGGGCGTCGCCATCGTCATCGTCGGCGGCCTGTTCGCCTACGCCTCGGTCACCCACGACGCGAAGAAGTCCGGCGGGCTCGACCAGGCCCTGCAGACCGTGCTCCAGCAGCCGTTCGGCCAGGTCCTCCTGATCGCGATCGCGATCGGGATCGGGGGCTACGGCGCGTTCTGCTTCGCCCGCGCGAAGCACCTCTCGCGCTAGTCGCCCGCGCGTGGCGTTGCGCCGGCCGCGACGGCGAGGGCGGTGGCGACCATGTGCGCGCGCACCTGCTCGGCGGAGACGCGGCTGATCCGCGGCACGCCCGGCGCCTCCTCGGACACGAGCATCGCGACGCGGCCGAGCTGGAGGGTGCCGAGGCCGCTGGCGTAGAGCATGTTGGCGAGCAGGCCGGGGTCCTCGACGTGGAAGTCACCGCTGGCGACGCCGGCCTCGATGGTCTGGGTCAGCACCGCGAGGCAGCCGCTGATGGCCTGCCCGAGCCGGAACATCGCGCTCTCGCTGACCTCCTCGAGCAGGTCGCCGCCCGGGCGGCACATGATCGACTGGGCGCAGTCGACGAACGCGGGATGGGCCAGGCCGTAGTCGACGAACGCCTCGGTCAGCCGCTGCAGCTTGAGCCGCGGCTCGTCGGTCGTGTCGGCGCCGGCACGGAGCGCGTCGCGCAGCTCGTCGAGGTACTGCACGAGGGTGAGGGCGAAGAGCTCCTCCTTGCCGGTGAAGTGGCGGTAGATGATCGCCCGGTTGATGCCGACGGCCCGGGCGATGTCCTCGATCTGGGCGTCGCGCACGCCGCGCTCGTCGAACAGCGCCCGCGTGGCGGCGATGATCTCGGCCTCGCGGAGCCGTCGCCGGGCGGCCGCAGTCGTGCCGCGGGTGACGCCGGTCGGGGTCGACGGCTCGGTGCTCATGGCCGCCAGTCTAGGGAGACGACGCCCCCGTCCCGCCTCCCCGGTGCGGCGTATCTTCGTGTGCGACCGCGTGTCACGCGGGGGCGTGTGAGCGTACGGCCTCGATCGTGTCGGCCTCGTCGGGACCCTTGTCGTCGCGGTAGCGCAGGACCCGCGCGAAGCGCAGCGCGAGGCCGCCGGGGTAGCGCGTCGAGCGCTGCAGGCCGTCGAAGCCGATTTCGACGACCTGCTCGGGGCGGACGTGGACGACGTGTCCCTCGCGGTGGGTCTCGAGGGCGAGGAACCGCTCGGTCTGCCACGCGAGGACCTCGTCGGTCATCCCCTTGAAGGTCTTGCCGAGCATCACGAAGCCGGTGGGCGAGGAGGCGTCGCGGGCGCCGAGGTGGATGTTGGAGAGCCAGCCCTCACGGCGGCCGGAGCCCCACTCGACGGCGAGGACCACCAGGTCGAGGGTGTGGACCGGCTTCACCTTGACCCACGCCGCGCCGCGGCGGCCGGCGGCGTAGGGCGCCGACAGGTCCTTGAGGACGACGCCCTCGTGGCCGGCGGCGACGGTGTCGGCGGCGAACGCGTCGGCCTCGGCGGGGTCGGCGGTGACGAGGCGGCGTACGCGGCGGGGCTCGGGCACGAGGGCGTCGAGCGCGGCGAGCCGCTCGTGGCCGGGGGCGTCGAGCAGGTCACGGCCGTCGAGGTGGAGCAGGTCGAAGAAGTGGGGCGTGATCGCGACGCCCGACTCCTGCGCGGTGCGGCTCGCGGTGTCCTGGAACGCCATCGGACGTCCGTCGTCGGTGAGCGCGAGCGCCTCGCCGTCGAGGACGAACCGCTCCGCCGGCAGCGACCGGGCGACCTCGACGACCTCGGGCAGCCGTGCGGTGATGTCGTCGAGGCTGCGGGTCACCACCAGCACGTCGTCACCGTCGCGGTGGACCTGGATCCGGATGCCGTCGAGCTTGGCGTCGATCGCCACCTCGGTGCCGGCGTCGGGGGAGAGGCCGGCCATCGCGGAGGCCACGTCGGGCGCGCTGGAGGCCAGCATCGGCATGACCGGCCGGCCCACCTCGAGCCCGATCGCGGCCAGTGCCTCCTCGCCCGCCCAGGCTGCGCCGGCCGCCGCAACGGTCGAGCCGGCGAGCATCGCGGCCCGCCGGACCGCGGCGAGCGGGACGCCCGCGACCTGCGCGACCGCCTCCTGGGTGACGGCGTCGAGCGCGCCCTGGCGCACGTTGCCCGTGACGACGGCCTGCAGCCACCGCTGCTCGGGGGCGGTGGCGCGGGAGAACAGCGCGGCGACGGCCTGCCGGCGCGCCAGCTGGGAGCCGGCGCCGGACAGACGCGACATCGCCTCGAACGCCTCGTGGACCTCCAGCACCCCCAGCGACGGCTCGTCGGCGGGGTCGGGGACGTCGCTGACGCCGCGCCAGCCGAGGCCGGTGCGGCGCTGGAGGAGCGCGCCGCCGAGGTAGGACACGACGACCTCGAGCTCCTCGGGCGTGACCCGGGCGAGGGTCTCGGCGAGCGCGGCGACCTTGGCCTTGCGCGAGCGGGTGGCGGCGACCGCGGCGGAGGTGGCGACGAGCTCGGCGAGCAGCATGCGTCCATCCTGCCGCCCGCCACCGACAGCCGCCGCGCCCGAACGGGCAGGATGGGGCCATGCCCCCGTCCGCGCCCGACGCCTCGCTCTACGTGCCGCGACACAACGTGATGGACGTCGACCACGTACGCCCCTTCGTGGCGGCCGTCGGGACCGCCCAGCTCGTCACCGTCGGCGCCGACGGCGCTCCCGACGCGACCTTCCTGCCGGTGCTGTGGGAGGGCGACCGGCTGGTCGGTCACGTCGCGCGCGCCAACGGCCACTGGCGCCGGATCGTCGACGGCTCGCCCGCCCTGGCGGTCGTGACCGGCCCGGACACCTACGTCTCGCCGTCCTGGTACGCCACCAAGGCCGAGCACGGCAGGGTCGTCCCGACATGGAACTACTCGGTGGTCCACCTCCGCGGCCTGGTCGCCGTCCACGACGACCCGGAGTGGGTGCGCGCGATGGTCACGCGCCTCACCGACCGGCACGAGGGCGACCGCGCCGAGCCGTGGGCCGTGACCGACGCCCCGGCCGACTACGTCGGGAAGAACCTGCGCCCGATCGTCGGCGTCGAGCTGGTCGTCGAGTCGGTGGAGGCGAAGGCCAAGCTGTCGCAGAACCGCTCCGACGAGGACCGTGCCGGTGTCGCCCGGGGGCTGGCCGCGGACGGCCGTGACCCGTCCGGCCTGGTCGCCCCGTGAGCCGGGTCCGCGAGCGCTTCACCGGACGGATTGCCGGCGTCGGCAGCACGAGCGGCGTCCGCGTGGTGGTGGGGCGGTGGGACGCCTCGCCGTGGGGTGCGTTCGCCGACGTCATGGTCGAGGACGCGTCCGGCCACCGCGTCCTGCTGGCCCCCGACGAGCGGGTGCGCGACTTCGTCGCCGCGACCTACACCTTCGACGAGCACGTCCTCGAGCCGGTGTCGGTGGTGGACACCCCGGACGGCTGGCAGGTCACGACCCCGTCGCTGTCGCTGCGGCTGGTCACCGGAGGGCGTACGCCGCTCGGCGCGCTCCTCGGGCTCGTGCCCGCCCGCCTCGCGACCGCGCCCGCGTGGTGCACCGCGATCGACCCGGTGGCGCGCGTGGTGGTGCGCGGCGTGCGGACCCGCGGGACCGCCGGCAACGACCGGCGCGAGTGGTACGGCGCGACGTCGGTCCACGCCGTTACGTCGCTGACGGGGGAGTGGCGTGGCTCCTCGCTCGGCGCCCTCGCCCCGGTCGACCCGCCGTGTCGTTTCGGCTTCTCCTCGACGCCCGCCCGGCCGTCGGTGACCAGCGTGGTGACCACGATCGACCGGGCCGTGAAGGCCTGAGCGCCGGGTCCGGCCAGGAGCAGCGGTTTCGGAGAAGCGGTGTGACGGTGGGCGCCGCTAGCGTCGGCGGCACACCGACGAAGGGGACCACGATGAGCTACCAGGCCTACCTCGATGCGATCGAGAAGAAGACCGGCAGGACGCCGGCGGAGCTGCTGGGCGAGGCCGCGGACCGCGGGTTCACCCCGGCGAGCAAGGCCGGCGACTTCGTCTCGTGGCTCGAGGACGACTACGACGTGGGCCGCGGCCACGCGATGGCGTTGTGGGGCGTGCTGAAGAACGGCGCGACGATCAGCGACAAGCACGTCGGCAGCGGCGGCACCCACTCCGACCCGTCGACGGAGCTGCGGCTGGACGGCATCGCCCGCCGCTGAGGGACGGCACGGTAGGAAGGGGGACATGGACCCTCGCCTCGCCGGACGCACCGCCCGCCTCCTGGAGCCCCTGCACGCCCTGGGCTACTTCGCCCCCGAGGTCGAGGCGGAGGTGGTCGGCCTCGGCGTCCGCACGGGTCGTGCCACCTACTTCGCGTCCCGCGCGGCCGCGATGGGTCGGGTCGGCGCCGGCCCCGTGGCGGCGACGTTCTACGTCTTCAACCCGTCGCTGGTCGCCCACTTCGTCCCGGCCGTGTGGGAGGCGGCGAGCCCGGAGGACGTGGTGGCGGCGCGCTACCGCGGCGTCTCGGCCGCGTGGACCCGGTTGCTCGGCGCGGAGGCCCTGGTCTCCGACGAGGTGCGCGAGGCCGCCGACCTGGCTCGTACGGCGGCCGACGGGTGCTCGGTCGCCGGGCGACCGCTCCACGCTGCCCACGCGGACCTGTCGTGGCCGGAGGAGCCGCACATGGTCCTCTTCCACGCGCTGACCCTGCTCCGCGAGCACCGTGGGGACGGGCACGTCGCCGCGCTGATCGGCGCCGACCTCAGCGGCATCGAGGCGCTCGTCACCCACACCGCGACCGGCAAGGGCTTCACCCAGCCGGCTGCGCAGGCGACCCGCGGCTGGTCCGACGGGGAGTGGTCGGCGGCCGTGGCTGGGCTGGCGTCGCGGGGCCTGATGACCGCAGAGGGCGCGCTCACCGAGGACGGCGCCGCCCTCCGGACGGCGGTCGAGCGGCGTACGGAGGAGAGCGCGTACACGCCGTGGGAGCACCTCGGGGAGACCGGCACTCAGCGGCTCACCGAGCTCTGCCGCCCGCTGGTCACCACCGCGCTGACGAACGGCGCCTTCCCGCCCGGGGTCTTCGCCTGAGCGCTGCTCCTCGTCGTCGCGACCGTGCCCGCCCGGGTGGCTAGGCTCGACGCCATGCGATACCGACGGATGGGCAACAGCGGCTGCGCGGTCTCCGAGCTGTGCCTCGGCACGATGACGTTCGGGGCCGAGACCGACGAGGCGGGCTCCCACGCCCAGCTCGACCTGTTCGTCGAGGCGGGCGGCACGCTGGTCGACACGGCCGACGTCTACTCCGCCGGGACCTCGGAGGAGATCATCGGCCGCTGGCTGGCCGACCGGCCGGCGGACGTCACCGACCAGGTGGTGCTCGCGACCAAGGGTCGGTTCCCGATGAGCAGCGGGCCGAACGACGCCGGGCTCTCGACGCGTCACCTGACCCGCGCGCTGGACGCGTCCCTCGGCCGGCTCGGCGTCGACGCGGTCGACCTCTACCAGGTCCACGCCACCGACCCGCACACGCCGATCGAGGAGACGCTGCGCACGCTCGACGGCTTCGTGCAGGCCGGGAAGATCCACTACTACGGGCTCTCCAACTTCACCGGGTGGGAGCTGACCAAGGCCGTCCACACCGCACGGGCGCTGGGGCTGCGGGCGCCGGTGACGCTCCAGCCGCAGTACAGCCTGATCGTGCGCGAGATCGAGTGGGAGGTCGTCCCTGCCGTGCTGGACGCCGGGATGGGCCTGCTGCCGTGGAGCCCGCTCGGTGGTGGCTGGCTGTCCGGGAAGTACACCCGCGACCAGAGGCCGACCGGCGAGACCCGGCTCGGGGAGGATCCCGGTCGCGGCATGGAGGCCTGGGACCGGCGGGGGAGCGAGCGCACCTGGCGGATCATCGACGCCGTCGACCGCGTCGCGCAGGAGCGCGGGGTGTCGATGGCCGAGATCGCGCTCGCGTGGGTCACCAACCGCCCTGCGGTCACGTCCACGATCCTGGGCGCCCGCACCACCGAGCAGCTCACGGCCAACCTGAAGGCGGCGGGGCTCGTGCTGTCGGAGGAGGAGCAGGCGGTCCTCGACGAGGCCAGCGACCTCGGTGCGACGGACTACCCCTACGGCGACCTGGGCGTCGAGCAGCGCAGCCGCGACCTCGCCGGCGGCTGATTCCCGATCCGGGCGGTGGGACTCCTCACCCCTCCGGACCCTTGTGGCGGTCGCGCCCGTGCGTACGTTCGGAGGTGGGGGATGCACACGTCCCACACCGTTCGAGAGGAAGCACATGAGCGACTACCAGGTCACGAACCCGTCCACCGGCGAGGTCGAGAAGGAGTTCCCGACCGCCACCGACGCCGAGGTGCAGGACGCCATCGCGCGCAGCCACGCGGCGTACGGCGAGTGGCGCACGACGTCGAAGGACGAGCGCGCGCAGGTGCTGCGCACGGTCGCCGACCTCTACGACGAGCGGGCCGCCGAGCTCGCCGCGATCATCGCGCGCGAGATGGGCAAGCCGATCCGGGAGGGCAAGGGCGAGCTCAAGCTGGTCGCGTCGATCTTCCGCTACTACGCCGACCAGGGGCCGGCCCTGCTCGCCGACGCCCCGCTCGACCCGGCGATGGGTGGCAGCGCGCTGGTGCGCAAGGAGTCGGTCGGCCCGCTGCTCGGGATCATGCCGTGGAACTTCCCCTACTACCAGGTGGCCCGGTTCGCCGCGCCCAACCTGATGGTCGGCAACACGATCCTGCTCAAGCACGCCCCGCAGTGCCCCGAGTCGGCGCTCGCGATCGACCAGATCTTCGCCGACGCGGGCCTTCCGGCTGACGCCTACATCAACCTCTTCGCCACCAACGACCAGTCGGCCGACATCATCGCCGACCCGCGCGTCGTCGGCGTCTCGGTGACCGGCTCCGAGCGCGCCGGCTCGGCCGTCGCCGAGGTGGCCGGGCGACACCTCAAGAAGGTCGTGCTCGAGCTTGGCGGCTCCGACCCCTTCATCCTGCTCGACGCCGACGACCTCGGCGCCGCCGTGAAGTCGGCCGTCCGGGGCCGGATGGGCAACGCGGGTCAGGCGTGCAACGGCGCCAAGCGGATGATCGTCGTCGACGACCTCTACGACGACTTCGTCGAGCAGTTCACCGCGGCGATGGCCTCGCTCACGCCGGGCGACCCGTTCGACTCCTCGAGCGGCTTCGGCCCGCTCTCGTCGGACGCCGCCGCGACGACCCTGATCGAGCAGGTCGAGGACGCGGTCTCCAAGGGTGCGACGCTCCGCACCGGCGGCAAGCGGCTCGACCGCCCCGGCGCCTTCGTCGAGGCCACCGTGCTCACCGACGTCACGC
This genomic interval from Nocardioides palaemonis contains the following:
- a CDS encoding SCO6745 family protein; its protein translation is MDPRLAGRTARLLEPLHALGYFAPEVEAEVVGLGVRTGRATYFASRAAAMGRVGAGPVAATFYVFNPSLVAHFVPAVWEAASPEDVVAARYRGVSAAWTRLLGAEALVSDEVREAADLARTAADGCSVAGRPLHAAHADLSWPEEPHMVLFHALTLLREHRGDGHVAALIGADLSGIEALVTHTATGKGFTQPAAQATRGWSDGEWSAAVAGLASRGLMTAEGALTEDGAALRTAVERRTEESAYTPWEHLGETGTQRLTELCRPLVTTALTNGAFPPGVFA
- a CDS encoding aldo/keto reductase, with translation MRYRRMGNSGCAVSELCLGTMTFGAETDEAGSHAQLDLFVEAGGTLVDTADVYSAGTSEEIIGRWLADRPADVTDQVVLATKGRFPMSSGPNDAGLSTRHLTRALDASLGRLGVDAVDLYQVHATDPHTPIEETLRTLDGFVQAGKIHYYGLSNFTGWELTKAVHTARALGLRAPVTLQPQYSLIVREIEWEVVPAVLDAGMGLLPWSPLGGGWLSGKYTRDQRPTGETRLGEDPGRGMEAWDRRGSERTWRIIDAVDRVAQERGVSMAEIALAWVTNRPAVTSTILGARTTEQLTANLKAAGLVLSEEEQAVLDEASDLGATDYPYGDLGVEQRSRDLAGG
- a CDS encoding NAD-dependent succinate-semialdehyde dehydrogenase gives rise to the protein MSDYQVTNPSTGEVEKEFPTATDAEVQDAIARSHAAYGEWRTTSKDERAQVLRTVADLYDERAAELAAIIAREMGKPIREGKGELKLVASIFRYYADQGPALLADAPLDPAMGGSALVRKESVGPLLGIMPWNFPYYQVARFAAPNLMVGNTILLKHAPQCPESALAIDQIFADAGLPADAYINLFATNDQSADIIADPRVVGVSVTGSERAGSAVAEVAGRHLKKVVLELGGSDPFILLDADDLGAAVKSAVRGRMGNAGQACNGAKRMIVVDDLYDDFVEQFTAAMASLTPGDPFDSSSGFGPLSSDAAATTLIEQVEDAVSKGATLRTGGKRLDRPGAFVEATVLTDVTPDMRAYSEELFGPAAVVYRVKDAAEAVALANDSSFGLGGVVWSADTEQAQRVADALDTGMVWINSAQGSAADLPFGGTKRSGVGRELGPYGIDEFVNKKLIYTPAG